A genomic region of Kribbella sp. NBC_00382 contains the following coding sequences:
- a CDS encoding ABC transporter ATP-binding protein, translating to MTTTDTEPTPATPPTGETLLSVTGLVKHFPIRKGLLQRQTGAVQAVDGLDFTVTKGETFSLVGESGCGKTTTGRLLTRLLEPTAGKIVFEGEDISHLSEGKMRPLRKDVQMIFQDPYGSLNPRHTVGKIVGAPFKLQNVKTEGGTKKAVQELLELVGLSPEHYNRYPHEFSGGQRQRIGIARTLALRPKLIVADEPVSALDVSIQAQVVNLLEDLQNEFDLTYVMIAHDLSVVRHVSDRVAVMYLGKIVEIADRVDLYETPMHPYTLALLSAVPIPDVKRRGKQERIRLQGDVPSPINPPPACRFHTRCWKAQDICKTVEPPLLQIAPNHQTACHFPENQPGGEAPRKATAS from the coding sequence GTGACCACGACTGACACCGAGCCGACCCCAGCGACGCCGCCGACCGGCGAGACGCTGCTGTCGGTCACGGGCCTGGTGAAGCACTTCCCGATCCGCAAGGGGCTGCTGCAGCGCCAGACCGGCGCCGTCCAGGCTGTCGACGGCCTGGACTTCACCGTCACCAAGGGCGAGACGTTCTCGCTGGTGGGGGAGTCCGGCTGCGGCAAGACCACCACCGGCCGGCTGCTCACCCGGCTGCTGGAGCCGACCGCGGGCAAGATCGTCTTCGAGGGCGAGGACATCTCGCACCTGTCCGAGGGCAAGATGCGCCCGCTGCGCAAAGACGTCCAGATGATCTTCCAGGACCCGTACGGTTCGCTGAACCCGCGGCACACCGTCGGCAAGATCGTCGGCGCCCCGTTCAAGCTGCAGAACGTGAAGACCGAGGGCGGCACCAAGAAGGCCGTCCAGGAGCTGCTCGAACTCGTCGGCCTGAGCCCCGAGCACTACAACCGCTACCCGCACGAGTTCTCCGGCGGCCAGCGCCAGCGCATCGGCATCGCCCGCACCCTGGCGCTGCGCCCGAAGCTCATCGTCGCCGACGAGCCCGTCTCGGCCCTGGACGTCTCCATCCAGGCGCAGGTGGTCAACCTCCTCGAAGACCTCCAGAACGAGTTCGACCTGACGTACGTGATGATCGCCCACGACCTCTCAGTCGTCCGCCACGTCTCGGACCGGGTAGCAGTCATGTACCTCGGCAAAATCGTCGAGATCGCCGACCGGGTAGACCTCTACGAAACCCCCATGCACCCGTACACCCTGGCGCTCCTGTCGGCTGTCCCGATCCCGGACGTCAAACGCCGCGGCAAGCAGGAACGCATCCGCCTCCAGGGCGACGTCCCCAGCCCCATCAACCCACCCCCGGCGTGCCGCTTCCACACCCGCTGCTGGAAAGCCCAAGACATCTGCAAAACGGTAGAACCCCCACTCCTGCAGATCGCGCCAAACCACCAAACGGCCTGCCACTTCCCAGAAAACCAACCAGGCGGCGAAGCCCCCCGCAAGGCCACCGCTAGCTGA
- a CDS encoding ABC transporter ATP-binding protein, translating into MVKSVDGISFKLERGKTLGIVGESGSGKSVTSLSIMGLHKRGTAKITGEVFLDGQDLIASTPEEVRLLRGKRMAMIFQDPLSAMHPFYTVGKQIIEAYRVHNKVTKQVARKHAIDMLDRVGIPQPDKRVDAYPHQFSGGMRQRAMIAMALSCDPDLLIADEPTTALDVTVQAQILDLIRDLQREFNSAVIIITHDLGVVAELADDIQVMYAGRAIEYGTAEDIFDRPQHPYTWGLLGSMPRIDRERTERLIPIKGTPPSLINVPSGCAFNPRCNYAHLNGGASETERPELLDIGDGHQVACHLTPELRTQAWETDIKPKL; encoded by the coding sequence ATGGTCAAGTCCGTCGACGGGATCTCGTTCAAGCTCGAGCGCGGCAAGACGCTCGGCATCGTGGGCGAGTCCGGCTCGGGCAAGAGCGTCACCAGCCTGTCGATCATGGGCCTGCACAAGCGCGGTACCGCGAAAATCACCGGCGAGGTCTTCCTCGACGGCCAGGACCTGATCGCCTCCACCCCGGAAGAGGTCCGGCTGCTCCGCGGCAAGCGGATGGCGATGATCTTCCAGGACCCGCTGTCGGCGATGCACCCGTTCTACACGGTCGGCAAGCAGATCATCGAGGCCTACCGGGTGCACAACAAGGTGACCAAGCAGGTCGCCCGCAAGCACGCGATCGACATGCTCGATCGGGTCGGCATCCCGCAGCCCGACAAGCGCGTGGACGCGTACCCGCATCAGTTCTCCGGCGGTATGCGGCAGCGCGCGATGATCGCGATGGCGCTGTCCTGCGACCCCGACCTGCTGATCGCCGACGAGCCGACCACGGCGCTCGACGTGACCGTGCAGGCGCAGATCCTGGACCTGATCCGGGACCTGCAGCGGGAGTTCAACTCCGCCGTCATCATCATCACCCACGACCTCGGCGTGGTGGCCGAGCTGGCCGACGACATCCAGGTGATGTACGCCGGCCGCGCGATCGAGTACGGCACCGCCGAGGACATCTTCGACCGGCCGCAGCACCCCTACACCTGGGGTCTGCTCGGCTCGATGCCGCGGATCGACCGGGAACGTACTGAGCGGCTGATCCCGATCAAGGGCACCCCGCCCAGCCTGATCAACGTGCCGTCCGGCTGCGCCTTCAACCCGCGCTGCAACTACGCGCACCTGAACGGTGGCGCGAGCGAGACCGAGCGGCCGGAGCTGCTCGACATCGGCGACGGGCACCAGGTGGCCTGCCACCTCACCCCGGAACTGCGCACGCAGGCCTGGGAAACCGACATCAAGCCGAAGCTGTGA
- a CDS encoding ABC transporter permease, with translation MFAYLVRRLIGAVVLLFIVTAVTFSIFFLVPKLGGASADDLASRYVGKSAGAEQIHQTAVRLGFTDPLYVQYGRFVKGLVAGQDYNYGPAVEHCPAPCFGYSFLTQTPVWPDLVARIPVTASLAGGAAFIWLITGVGTGIVSALRRGSVLDRSLMSVALAGVSLPIFFTGLLSLSIFSYGLGWTVQGGTNPLDETNPVWWAYDLILPWVTLAFLYAAAYARLTRAGMLETMNEDFVRTARAKGLTERDVVIKHGLRSALTPILTIFGLDLGLLMGGAILTETTFSLPGIGQYAVIALRANDLPKVLGVTLVAAVFIVLANLIVDLLYAVVDPRVRIS, from the coding sequence GTGTTCGCATATCTGGTCCGCCGGTTGATCGGAGCAGTAGTCCTGCTCTTCATCGTCACGGCCGTCACGTTCTCGATCTTCTTCCTGGTCCCCAAGCTCGGTGGCGCGTCCGCCGACGACCTGGCCTCGCGCTATGTCGGTAAGAGCGCGGGGGCCGAGCAGATCCACCAGACGGCGGTGCGGCTCGGCTTCACCGACCCCTTGTACGTGCAGTACGGCCGCTTCGTGAAGGGCCTCGTCGCCGGGCAGGACTACAACTACGGTCCTGCCGTGGAGCACTGCCCGGCGCCGTGCTTCGGCTACTCGTTCCTGACCCAGACCCCGGTCTGGCCGGACCTGGTGGCGCGAATACCAGTAACTGCCTCGCTGGCGGGTGGTGCGGCGTTCATCTGGCTCATCACCGGTGTCGGCACTGGCATCGTGTCGGCCCTGAGACGAGGCTCGGTGCTCGACCGGTCGCTGATGTCGGTCGCGCTGGCCGGCGTCTCGCTGCCGATCTTCTTCACCGGCCTGCTGTCGCTGTCGATCTTCAGTTACGGGCTCGGCTGGACGGTTCAGGGCGGTACCAACCCACTGGATGAAACAAACCCGGTCTGGTGGGCGTACGACCTGATCCTGCCCTGGGTCACGCTGGCCTTCCTGTACGCCGCGGCCTACGCCCGGCTGACCCGGGCCGGCATGCTCGAAACCATGAACGAGGACTTCGTCCGGACCGCGCGGGCGAAGGGCCTGACCGAGCGGGACGTCGTCATCAAGCACGGCCTGCGCTCCGCCCTGACCCCGATCCTGACCATCTTCGGTCTCGACCTGGGTCTGCTGATGGGCGGCGCGATCCTGACCGAGACCACCTTCTCGCTGCCCGGGATCGGCCAGTACGCCGTGATCGCGCTGCGCGCCAACGACCTGCCGAAGGTCCTCGGGGTGACCCTGGTGGCCGCGGTCTTCATCGTGCTGGCGAACCTGATCGTCGATCTCCTGTACGCCGTCGTCGACCCGAGGGTGCGCATCTCGTGA
- a CDS encoding ABC transporter substrate-binding protein, which produces MRWNRMKTATVVSAAVALSLVAACGGPKATPGGSSSNGGAATPEANAAVGKIFNPSDKKGGTLRMAITENWDSTDPGDTYYGLSWNLARNYVRPLMMFKSAPGAEGAKPVPDLAEAPGVPSDGAKTWTYKIRKGVKFEDGTEVTSKDVKYGVARSLDKATLPNGPTYFNDFLLDVPKDYSVYKDKTLAGVAKAIETPDANTIVFHLNKPFASFDYFAQLPSTAPVPQAKDTGAKYKEHPIATGPYKFETYDSNKGFSLVRNTSYDAATDPDSGRKALPDKITVAFNVNGTDIDNRLIAGDLDVDIAGTGVQPETQAKVLADPKLKAHTDNVAASRLNFTVLNTQVPPLDNVHCRKAILYAADHEGYQRAYGGPIGGDIATNMMPPLVTGAQKFDDYGFETDKNGNVDKAKDELKQCGQPNGFPMNISYRADRAKEKAVAETLQQSLKKAGIILTTKPYPTGDYLKLYAGKPDFAKANKLGMIIYSWGADWGDGFGFLSQIVDSRTIRATGGNSNLGVRIPEVDAMIDKALTTTDEAARNAIWVDVDKKVMSEANVLPGTWAKGLLYRPDTLANVFSNDGQNMYDYAGIGLAQK; this is translated from the coding sequence ATGAGATGGAATCGCATGAAGACGGCGACCGTCGTCAGTGCGGCCGTCGCCTTGAGCCTGGTGGCGGCATGTGGGGGCCCCAAGGCGACCCCTGGCGGGTCGAGCAGCAATGGGGGCGCGGCCACGCCGGAGGCCAACGCGGCGGTCGGCAAGATCTTTAACCCGTCCGACAAAAAGGGTGGCACCCTGCGGATGGCCATCACCGAGAACTGGGACTCCACCGACCCGGGTGACACCTACTACGGTCTGTCCTGGAACCTGGCGCGCAACTACGTCCGGCCGCTGATGATGTTCAAGTCGGCTCCGGGCGCCGAGGGCGCCAAGCCGGTTCCGGACCTGGCCGAGGCCCCGGGTGTGCCGAGCGACGGCGCCAAGACCTGGACCTACAAGATCCGCAAGGGCGTCAAGTTCGAGGACGGCACCGAGGTCACCTCGAAGGACGTCAAGTACGGCGTCGCGCGGTCGCTCGACAAGGCGACGCTGCCGAACGGCCCGACGTACTTCAACGACTTCCTGCTGGACGTGCCGAAGGACTACAGCGTCTACAAGGACAAGACGCTGGCCGGGGTCGCCAAGGCGATCGAGACGCCGGACGCCAACACCATCGTCTTCCACCTGAACAAGCCGTTCGCCAGCTTCGACTACTTCGCGCAGCTGCCGTCGACGGCGCCGGTGCCGCAGGCGAAGGACACGGGTGCGAAGTACAAGGAGCACCCGATCGCGACCGGCCCGTACAAGTTCGAGACGTACGACTCGAACAAGGGCTTCTCGCTGGTCCGCAACACGTCCTACGACGCGGCCACCGACCCCGACTCGGGCCGCAAGGCGCTGCCGGACAAGATCACCGTCGCCTTCAACGTCAACGGCACCGACATCGACAACCGGCTGATCGCCGGTGACCTCGACGTCGACATCGCCGGTACCGGCGTCCAGCCGGAGACCCAGGCGAAGGTGCTGGCCGACCCGAAGCTGAAGGCGCACACCGACAACGTGGCGGCGTCGCGACTCAACTTCACCGTGCTGAACACCCAGGTCCCGCCGCTGGACAACGTGCACTGCCGCAAGGCGATCCTGTACGCGGCCGACCACGAGGGCTACCAGCGCGCCTACGGCGGCCCGATCGGTGGCGACATCGCCACCAACATGATGCCGCCGCTGGTCACCGGTGCGCAGAAGTTCGACGACTACGGCTTCGAGACCGACAAGAACGGCAACGTCGACAAGGCCAAGGACGAGCTGAAGCAGTGCGGTCAGCCGAACGGCTTCCCGATGAACATCTCCTACCGGGCCGACCGGGCCAAGGAGAAGGCGGTCGCCGAGACCCTGCAGCAGTCGCTGAAGAAGGCCGGCATCATCCTGACCACCAAGCCCTACCCGACCGGTGACTACCTGAAGCTGTACGCCGGCAAGCCGGACTTCGCGAAGGCCAACAAGCTCGGCATGATCATCTACAGCTGGGGTGCTGACTGGGGCGACGGCTTCGGCTTCCTGAGCCAGATCGTCGACAGCCGGACCATCCGCGCCACCGGTGGTAACAGCAACCTGGGCGTCCGGATCCCCGAGGTCGACGCGATGATCGACAAGGCGCTGACGACCACCGACGAGGCCGCCCGTAACGCGATCTGGGTCGATGTCGACAAGAAGGTCATGTCAGAGGCCAACGTCCTGCCGGGCACCTGGGCCAAGGGCCTGCTCTACCGTCCCGACACCCTGGCCAACGTGTTCTCCAACGACGGTCAGAACATGTACGACTACGCCGGCATCGGGCTTGCCCAGAAGTAG
- a CDS encoding ABC transporter permease, with amino-acid sequence MSTPLEVEPGSSAAQPEAVLEGVRKIEGRSLWQISWIRLKRDKIAIAGGVFVVFLILVAIFAPLICKLVGVTPNDFHQDLVDPSLQTPIGKLGGVSGAHPFGVEPVNGRDIFARIVYGARISLLIAFLATLLSVVIGVALGIIAGYFGGWIDTLISRLMDIFLAFPLVLFALALVGAVPDSILGLQGDALRVALIVFIIGFFSWPYIGRIIRGQTLSLREREFVDAARSLGARRPYILFTELLPNLIAPILVYATLLIPTNVLFEAGLSYLGVGVRPPTASWGDMLSIAANWYQVDPMYMVPPGLSIFITVLAFNLFGDGLRDALDPRSR; translated from the coding sequence GTGAGCACACCACTCGAGGTCGAGCCGGGATCTTCGGCGGCTCAGCCCGAAGCCGTTCTCGAGGGTGTCCGCAAGATCGAGGGCCGGTCGCTGTGGCAGATCTCGTGGATCCGGCTGAAGCGGGACAAGATCGCCATCGCCGGTGGCGTCTTCGTGGTGTTCCTGATCCTGGTGGCGATCTTCGCGCCGCTGATCTGCAAGCTCGTCGGCGTCACCCCGAACGACTTCCACCAGGACCTGGTGGACCCGTCGCTGCAGACCCCGATCGGCAAGCTCGGCGGCGTCAGCGGCGCGCACCCGTTCGGGGTCGAGCCGGTGAACGGCCGCGACATCTTCGCCCGGATCGTCTACGGCGCCCGGATCTCGCTGCTGATCGCGTTCCTGGCCACCTTGCTGTCGGTGGTGATCGGCGTCGCGCTGGGCATCATCGCCGGCTACTTCGGTGGCTGGATCGACACCCTGATCAGCCGGCTGATGGACATCTTCCTGGCCTTCCCGCTGGTGCTGTTCGCACTGGCGCTGGTCGGCGCCGTCCCGGACTCGATCCTCGGCCTGCAGGGCGACGCCCTCCGGGTCGCGCTGATCGTCTTCATCATCGGTTTCTTCAGCTGGCCCTACATCGGCCGGATCATCCGCGGTCAGACGCTGTCGCTGCGCGAACGTGAGTTCGTCGACGCGGCCCGCAGCCTGGGCGCCCGCCGGCCGTACATCCTGTTCACCGAACTGCTGCCGAACCTGATCGCGCCGATCCTGGTCTACGCGACGCTGCTGATCCCGACCAACGTGCTCTTCGAGGCCGGCCTGTCGTACCTCGGCGTGGGTGTCCGCCCGCCGACGGCCAGCTGGGGCGACATGCTGTCGATCGCGGCGAACTGGTACCAGGTCGACCCGATGTACATGGTGCCGCCCGGTCTGTCGATCTTCATCACGGTGCTCGCCTTCAACCTGTTCGGCGACGGCTTGCGTGACGCGCTGGACCCGCGCTCGCGATAA
- a CDS encoding ABC transporter substrate-binding protein codes for MKRRAVWLAAAGVLAGSLAACGKPNADHPGQGDPAPKEMVIKVATTDSVSSLDPAGPYDIGSRTLQANLYQTLLTILPGKPSPVPDAADCQYDAPTTYTCSLKDGLTFPNGHELESSDVKFSFDRMLRLKTPGGAAPLFSSVASVSTPDRLTAVFTLKKPDARLPYLLTTTAASIVDEQFYPASKLLSDNAMGSGPYQLKSYKAGSEAVLGKFKGYRGPRAAQNDTVEVSLLTTAAALAQALTSGKADYGVHGLGPATLDRLRADGKLQVVDAGSAEIRFFAFHMASLVSRKPAVRRAVAQLIDRPAIAKKAYGDHVSPLYSVVPPGFAGQVDAFRTQYKDPNKTAAAAILREAGITAPVTLTVGWTPVQYGAGAKAEVLELKRQLEASGLFKVVLKSADWPKYQQLARSGAYDLYQAGLIPDYLDSGDYLQPFVRDGGLFQNGYRNSAANKLMDQQIAEQNQIEREALLTDLQNLLAQEAPVIPVWQGRLTVVAGPAIENVGRTLDPLSFVYFSPLRK; via the coding sequence ATGAAGCGCCGAGCCGTGTGGCTCGCGGCCGCCGGCGTGCTGGCGGGTTCGCTCGCTGCCTGCGGCAAGCCGAACGCGGATCACCCCGGCCAGGGTGATCCGGCGCCGAAGGAAATGGTCATCAAGGTCGCGACCACCGACTCGGTCAGCTCGCTCGACCCGGCCGGACCGTACGACATCGGCTCCCGCACCTTGCAGGCCAACCTGTACCAGACCCTGCTCACCATCCTGCCGGGCAAGCCGTCGCCGGTACCGGACGCCGCCGACTGCCAGTACGACGCGCCGACGACGTACACGTGCAGCCTGAAGGACGGCCTGACCTTCCCGAACGGGCATGAGCTCGAGTCGTCGGACGTGAAGTTCAGCTTCGACCGGATGCTGCGGCTGAAGACGCCCGGCGGAGCGGCCCCACTGTTCAGCTCGGTGGCCTCGGTCAGTACGCCGGACCGGCTCACCGCCGTGTTCACGCTGAAGAAGCCCGATGCCCGGCTGCCCTATCTACTGACCACCACCGCCGCGTCGATCGTCGACGAGCAGTTCTATCCGGCGAGCAAGCTGCTCAGTGACAACGCGATGGGCAGCGGCCCGTACCAGCTGAAGTCGTACAAGGCGGGCTCCGAGGCGGTGCTCGGCAAGTTCAAGGGGTACCGCGGACCGCGGGCGGCCCAGAACGACACCGTCGAGGTCAGCCTGCTGACGACGGCGGCAGCCCTGGCGCAGGCGTTGACGAGCGGCAAGGCCGACTACGGGGTGCACGGGTTGGGGCCGGCGACGTTGGACAGATTGCGCGCCGATGGAAAGCTGCAGGTCGTCGACGCGGGGTCGGCCGAGATCCGGTTCTTCGCCTTCCATATGGCCTCGCTCGTCTCGCGCAAGCCGGCAGTACGCCGGGCGGTGGCTCAGCTGATCGATCGGCCGGCCATCGCGAAGAAGGCGTACGGCGATCACGTCTCCCCGCTGTACTCGGTGGTGCCGCCCGGGTTCGCCGGGCAGGTGGACGCGTTCAGGACGCAGTACAAGGACCCGAACAAGACGGCGGCCGCCGCGATCCTGCGTGAGGCGGGCATCACGGCGCCGGTGACGCTGACGGTCGGGTGGACGCCGGTCCAGTACGGCGCGGGTGCCAAGGCCGAAGTACTGGAGTTGAAGCGGCAGTTGGAGGCGTCGGGGCTGTTCAAGGTCGTGCTGAAGAGCGCCGACTGGCCGAAGTACCAGCAATTGGCCCGGTCCGGCGCGTACGACCTCTACCAGGCCGGGCTGATCCCGGACTACCTGGACAGCGGTGACTACCTGCAGCCGTTCGTCCGCGACGGTGGTCTGTTTCAGAACGGCTATCGCAACTCCGCCGCGAACAAGCTGATGGACCAGCAGATCGCCGAGCAGAACCAGATCGAACGCGAAGCGTTACTGACCGATCTGCAGAACCTGCTGGCTCAGGAAGCGCCCGTCATCCCGGTCTGGCAGGGCCGGCTGACGGTGGTCGCGGGGCCTGCGATCGAGAACGTCGGCAGGACCCTGGATCCGCTGTCTTTCGTGTACTTCTCGCCGTTGCGGAAGTAG
- a CDS encoding HAD family hydrolase, producing the protein MTLQAVLWDMDGTLVDSEPVWVRVQISVLAELGTTWTAEDALTLVGSDLGDALKVWMARLPEGLIEPDELAGRIYGEVIRTLKEEVDLRPGALELLTGLKTAGIPCALVSASYRTMIDAVLSHLPPDLFDVVVAGDEVTNGKPHPEPYLTAMAELGVEPADCIVIEDSPGGTQAGTEAGAFVVAVPQWVTIPPAPRRLVLESLESLSPDALRDLLR; encoded by the coding sequence ATGACGCTCCAAGCGGTGCTCTGGGACATGGACGGCACGTTGGTGGATTCGGAGCCGGTCTGGGTGCGGGTGCAGATCTCGGTGCTCGCCGAACTCGGAACGACCTGGACCGCCGAGGACGCGCTGACGCTGGTCGGCAGCGACCTCGGTGATGCGCTCAAGGTCTGGATGGCGCGGTTGCCCGAGGGGCTGATCGAGCCGGACGAACTCGCCGGCCGGATCTACGGCGAGGTGATCCGCACGCTGAAGGAAGAGGTCGACCTGCGCCCCGGCGCGCTGGAGCTGCTGACCGGGCTGAAGACGGCCGGGATTCCGTGCGCGCTGGTCTCGGCGTCGTACCGGACGATGATCGACGCCGTACTGTCCCACCTGCCGCCGGATCTGTTCGACGTGGTGGTGGCCGGCGACGAGGTGACCAACGGCAAGCCGCATCCCGAGCCGTACCTGACCGCGATGGCCGAGCTCGGCGTCGAACCGGCCGATTGCATCGTAATCGAGGACTCCCCGGGCGGCACTCAAGCCGGTACTGAGGCAGGAGCGTTCGTGGTCGCCGTACCGCAGTGGGTGACGATCCCGCCGGCCCCTCGCCGACTCGTACTGGAGTCACTTGAGTCACTCAGCCCGGATGCGCTGCGCGACTTGCTCCGCTGA
- a CDS encoding PAC2 family protein, with amino-acid sequence MADLANLRDPVVIAAFEGWNDAAEAATGAVDHLIEEWDAELVLAIDPEDYYDFQVKRPEVEFDDEGVRRLTWPTTRIYLARPDDTGRDVILIRGVEPNMRWRGFCRELLEVVDESNTQLVVVLGALLADSPHTRPIPVTASSSDPELTASWSLEPSSYEGPTGITGVFADLCTTLGVPAVSIWSAIPHYIAGTPCPKASLALLSKVEALLDLPIPEGDLPELARAWQRGADELSEEDPEVAEYVASLEEQRDTTDLPEATGDAIAAEFERYLRRRNTDRPE; translated from the coding sequence GTGGCAGATCTCGCGAACCTTAGGGATCCGGTCGTGATCGCCGCGTTCGAAGGCTGGAACGACGCGGCCGAGGCGGCCACCGGAGCGGTCGATCACCTGATCGAGGAGTGGGACGCCGAGCTCGTCCTCGCGATCGACCCCGAGGACTACTACGACTTCCAGGTGAAACGGCCCGAGGTCGAGTTCGACGACGAGGGGGTCCGGCGGCTCACCTGGCCGACCACCCGGATCTATCTGGCGCGTCCGGACGACACCGGCCGCGACGTGATCCTGATCCGCGGCGTCGAGCCGAACATGCGCTGGCGCGGGTTCTGCCGGGAGCTGCTCGAGGTCGTCGACGAGTCGAACACGCAGCTCGTCGTCGTGCTCGGCGCCCTGCTCGCCGACTCGCCGCACACCCGGCCGATCCCGGTCACCGCATCGTCGTCTGACCCGGAGCTAACCGCGTCGTGGAGCCTCGAGCCGTCGAGCTACGAGGGCCCGACCGGTATCACCGGGGTCTTCGCCGACCTGTGCACGACTCTCGGCGTACCGGCCGTGTCGATCTGGTCGGCGATCCCGCACTACATCGCGGGCACGCCGTGCCCGAAGGCATCGCTGGCGCTGCTCAGCAAGGTCGAGGCGTTGCTGGACCTGCCGATCCCCGAGGGCGATCTGCCCGAGCTGGCCCGGGCCTGGCAGCGTGGCGCCGACGAGCTGAGCGAGGAGGACCCGGAGGTCGCGGAGTACGTCGCGTCGCTGGAAGAGCAGCGCGACACGACCGACCTGCCCGAGGCCACCGGCGACGCGATCGCCGCGGAGTTCGAGCGCTACTTGCGGCGACGCAACACTGACCGTCCGGAGTAG
- a CDS encoding L,D-transpeptidase, which produces MRKVRADERGGGSIGALAVLLVLGAVAVVGILGNRKHAEAAVDLTTLTGSSTQMTIPTAPLDPDPFALTDGLVVHPRGQTALYSAPDADAFAKIGPTQFGPTWLPVVEESDGWLRVLLPSKPNRSTGWIRDDGLDRASSSYLIRVHTGSRTIELFEQGKSLGTWRAGVGAKKTPTPPGRTFLLGSIIDNKRSASPIVLPLGAHSPTLDTFGGGPGTVAIHGWPRPDVFGAAISAGCVRVPKVALAKLQQVPLGTLVLIDSK; this is translated from the coding sequence ATGCGGAAGGTACGCGCCGACGAGCGCGGTGGCGGGTCGATCGGGGCACTGGCCGTGCTCCTGGTCCTCGGCGCCGTCGCGGTCGTCGGGATCCTCGGCAACCGCAAGCACGCCGAGGCCGCGGTCGACCTGACCACGCTGACCGGCTCGTCCACGCAGATGACGATCCCCACCGCACCGCTCGACCCGGATCCGTTCGCGCTGACGGACGGCCTCGTCGTCCACCCCCGCGGACAGACCGCCCTGTACTCCGCGCCCGACGCCGACGCCTTCGCCAAGATCGGACCGACCCAGTTCGGCCCGACCTGGCTGCCCGTCGTCGAGGAGTCGGACGGCTGGTTGCGGGTGCTTCTGCCGTCGAAGCCGAACCGCTCGACCGGCTGGATCCGCGACGACGGACTCGATCGCGCTTCCTCGTCGTACCTGATCCGCGTGCACACCGGATCGCGGACGATCGAGCTGTTCGAGCAGGGCAAGAGCCTCGGCACCTGGCGGGCCGGCGTCGGCGCGAAGAAGACGCCGACACCGCCCGGCCGGACGTTCCTGCTCGGTTCCATCATCGACAACAAGCGCTCGGCGTCGCCGATCGTGCTGCCGTTGGGTGCGCACAGTCCCACCTTGGACACGTTCGGTGGCGGTCCTGGTACCGTCGCGATCCACGGCTGGCCTAGACCAGACGTCTTCGGCGCCGCGATCAGCGCCGGCTGCGTGCGGGTGCCAAAGGTCGCGCTGGCCAAACTCCAGCAGGTCCCGTTGGGGACCCTCGTCCTGATCGACAGCAAATGA
- a CDS encoding SDR family oxidoreductase, which yields MKIAGSTALVTGANRGIGRHFAAALLERGARKVYATARNPEQIDLPGVETLRLDITDPEAVAAAAAVAGDVDLLINNAGITTMNDLVRGDLGEIRRELDTHFYGTLSMIRAFAPILGANGGGGILNVLSALSWATSPGAGAYAAAKSAEWSLTNGARLELADQGTLVTGLLLAATDTDMMAGWDIPKNDPADVVRQALDGLEADQTEVLADDDTRRAKALLAG from the coding sequence ATGAAAATCGCTGGAAGCACTGCACTTGTCACTGGAGCCAACCGGGGGATCGGCCGGCATTTCGCGGCGGCGTTGCTGGAGCGGGGTGCTCGCAAGGTCTATGCGACTGCTCGTAACCCGGAGCAGATCGACCTGCCGGGGGTGGAGACGCTGCGGCTCGACATCACCGATCCGGAGGCTGTTGCCGCGGCGGCCGCCGTCGCGGGGGACGTGGACCTGTTGATCAACAACGCGGGGATCACGACCATGAACGATCTGGTCCGTGGCGACCTGGGAGAGATCAGGCGGGAGCTGGACACGCACTTCTACGGGACGTTGTCGATGATCCGGGCCTTCGCGCCGATCCTCGGGGCCAACGGCGGTGGCGGCATCTTGAACGTGTTGTCGGCGCTGTCGTGGGCCACGTCACCCGGAGCCGGTGCCTACGCCGCGGCCAAGTCGGCTGAATGGAGCCTGACCAACGGCGCGCGGCTGGAGCTCGCCGACCAGGGCACGCTGGTGACCGGGCTGCTGCTGGCCGCCACCGACACCGACATGATGGCCGGCTGGGACATCCCCAAGAACGACCCTGCCGATGTCGTCCGGCAGGCGCTCGACGGCCTGGAAGCCGACCAGACCGAGGTCCTGGCCGACGACGACACCAGGCGAGCCAAAGCATTGCTGGCCGGCTGA